In Corallococcus silvisoli, the genomic stretch CGCGCCTCCATGTCCCGGCGCTGGGACACCAGGCTCTCCAGCTCCTTGCGCGCGGACTCGCCGCGCTCGCTGCCGGCGGCCACCTTCACGCGCAGGCCCATCAGGTCCGAGGACGCCATGTCCGCGCGCTGGCGCAGCCCCTCCAGCTCCCCGGCGTACTGGCGCACGCGCTCCTCGCGCGCCTCGCGGTCCGCCTGGCCGTGGGCCACCTCGCCCCGGCTGGACTCCTCCTCGTTGGCGAGCGCGGTGTGGCTCTGCGACAGCTGCCCCGCCTCGCCCTCCAGCGAGCGCAGCCGCTCGCGCACCCGGGCCAGGTCCTCGCTCGCCTTGTGGAGGTCCTTCTCCTGGCTGGCCAGGTTGACCTCCTCCGCGTGCTGCTCCTTGCCCAGGCCCTTGAGGACGGCCTCCGCCTGCCCCATCTGCTTCTGGAGCGTGTAGTGGCGGGTGAGGATCTCGTTGTAGCGCTCCTCCACCCGCGCCACTTCCGACGCCAGCTCGGCGATCTCCCGCTTCTTCTGGAGCGCGCCCACCGCCGCGCCCTCGCGCTCACCGCCGGTGATGGAGCCGTCGGTGCGGAAGACCTCGCCCTCCAGCGTGACGAGCGTGCACGGGACGGGGCTGGCTTCGGCGTACTCGCGGGCGGCGAGCAGGTCCTGGACGATGACCACGTCGCCCAGCAAGAGCCGCAGCACCGGCTCCAGCGCGGGCTCGCAGGACACCTCGCGCAGCGCGTGGGCGAGGACGCCCGGGCGCGTGAGGTCCGGCTCCACGAGGCCCCGGCCCTGCTCCCCGCTGGGCACCGGCAGGAAGGTGCCGCGCCCTTCCGCGTGGCCCTTCAGGTACTCCACCAGCTCCACGCCCTTCTCGCGGCTGTCCACGATGACGTGCTGGAGCCGCTCGCCCAGGGCGGCCTCCACCGCGCGCTCATAGCGCGGCGAGTTCACCGTGAGCACGTCCGCCACCAGGCCGAAGATGCCCTGCTCCCGCGCCGCCTCCGCCGCGCGCACCATCACGGCGCGCACGCCCCGGTCGAAGCCGTCGTAGTTCTTCTGGATGTCCTCCAGCGAGGACAGGCGGCTGCGCTTGTCGCTCAGCTCCTCGCGCAGCGCGATGACCTGGACCTCGTTCTCCGTGAAGGCCTCGCGCGTGCGGGTGAGGGCCTCCTCCTCCTGGCCCCGGCGCTCGGCCAGCTCGGAGGCCAGGTGGCGGGTGTCCTCCACGTGCTTCGCCGCCTGGGTGCGCACGCCGTCCAGCGCCTGCTCCTGGGCGTGCAGCGTCTCCAGTTCGGCGGACAGCTTCGCGCGGCGGGCCTCCAGGTCGGTGCGCTGCCGCGCCAGGTTGACCAGGTTGCTCTCGTGGTTCGCCAGCCGCGTGGCCACGGCGACCAGGCCCGCCCGCTCCTGCTCCAGGCGCAGGGAGATCTCCGTCTGGAGCACGGAGACGCGGCGCTGCTCCTCCAGGGCCACCTGCATGGCCACTTCGTCTTCCTTGTACGAGCCGGCGATGCCCGACAGCTCCGCCTCGCGGGCCGTCATGGTCTCCACGACCTCCGCCTGCCGCGCGAGCAGCGCGTCCAGCTCCGCCTGCGCCGCGTCCACGCGCGTGCCGGTCTCCTCGAAGTCGCGCCGGCCGTACGCCAGCTCCTGCGCGTCGCGCTGCAGGGCGCTCTCCAGCCCGTGGACCTCTCCCGCGAACTGCTGGAGCGCGGCGCCTTCCGCGTCCAGCTCCGCGCGGCGCCGGGTGATGACCTCCTCCAGCTCCTTCACCCGGTCCAGGCCCTCGCGCTCCTCGCCGCCCAGGTTCTCCAGGCGCGACTGGAGCACGCGCTTCTCCGCCATCAGCTCCAGCGAGCGGTGGCTGGCTGAGTGCAGGTCGATCTCCCGCATGCGCGCCTTGAGCTTGCGGTACTTCTCCGCCTTCTTCGCCTGACGCGACAGCGTGTCGAGCCGCTTCTCCAGCTCGCCCGTGATGTCGTTGACGCGCAGGAGGTTGGCCTCGGTGGCCTCCATCTTGCGCTCGGCGGCCTTGCGGCGGGCCTTGTACTTGGTGACGCCCGCGGCCTCCTCCAAGAGGTGCCGGCGGTCCTCCGGCTTGCTGGAGACGATGAGGCCCACGCGGCCCTGCTCGATGATGGAGTAGGCCTTGGTGCCCACGCCCGTGCCGAGGAACAGCTCGGTGATGTCCAGCAGGCGGCAGAGCGTCTTGTTGATGAGGTACTCGGAGTCGCCGTTGCGGAACAGGCGCCGGGTCACGGTGATCTCGCTGAAGCCCTGGTACTGCGGCGCCAGCGTGTCCGTGTCGTCCACCAGGAAGGTGAGCGACACCTCCGCCATGGACAGGGGCGGCTTGTTCTCCGAGCCGTTGAAGATGACGTCTTCCATGCCGCGGCCGCGCAGGTTCTTCGCGCTCTGCTCGCCCATCACCCAGCGGATGGCGTCCACGACGTTGGATTTGCCACACCCGTTGGGGCCGACGACGCCGGTGACGCCCTCGTCGAAGGAGAAGACGCTCCGCTCCATGAACGACTTGAAGCCGGTGATGTCCAGGCGCTTGATTCGCATGCCAGCGGGCTCCCTACAGGCCGACGGTGAGACGGGATGAAAACGCGCGCGAGGCCGGAAAATCGGCTCCGCAGCGTCCGGCAGGAGTACCAAGCACCCCACCGGTGATCAAGCGTGACCATGCCACGCATGACCCTACGTCCAGTGCTACAGGATGGAGGGCAGGCGGCCTCGCATCACCCTTGCAAAGCAGCCGACCCACCC encodes the following:
- the smc gene encoding chromosome segregation protein SMC, whose product is MRIKRLDITGFKSFMERSVFSFDEGVTGVVGPNGCGKSNVVDAIRWVMGEQSAKNLRGRGMEDVIFNGSENKPPLSMAEVSLTFLVDDTDTLAPQYQGFSEITVTRRLFRNGDSEYLINKTLCRLLDITELFLGTGVGTKAYSIIEQGRVGLIVSSKPEDRRHLLEEAAGVTKYKARRKAAERKMEATEANLLRVNDITGELEKRLDTLSRQAKKAEKYRKLKARMREIDLHSASHRSLELMAEKRVLQSRLENLGGEEREGLDRVKELEEVITRRRAELDAEGAALQQFAGEVHGLESALQRDAQELAYGRRDFEETGTRVDAAQAELDALLARQAEVVETMTAREAELSGIAGSYKEDEVAMQVALEEQRRVSVLQTEISLRLEQERAGLVAVATRLANHESNLVNLARQRTDLEARRAKLSAELETLHAQEQALDGVRTQAAKHVEDTRHLASELAERRGQEEEALTRTREAFTENEVQVIALREELSDKRSRLSSLEDIQKNYDGFDRGVRAVMVRAAEAAREQGIFGLVADVLTVNSPRYERAVEAALGERLQHVIVDSREKGVELVEYLKGHAEGRGTFLPVPSGEQGRGLVEPDLTRPGVLAHALREVSCEPALEPVLRLLLGDVVIVQDLLAAREYAEASPVPCTLVTLEGEVFRTDGSITGGEREGAAVGALQKKREIAELASEVARVEERYNEILTRHYTLQKQMGQAEAVLKGLGKEQHAEEVNLASQEKDLHKASEDLARVRERLRSLEGEAGQLSQSHTALANEEESSRGEVAHGQADREAREERVRQYAGELEGLRQRADMASSDLMGLRVKVAAGSERGESARKELESLVSQRRDMEARVGRLQGTVTEGRAKVETLQGRLAELESTREQRAEAHRGAAETLEARRAAHTAATTEVREQDTAFRELRGRLDELMQGLSQISLREKEIALEMEHLASGIRERYQLELAAELHQYHLLPPLSDEVEGELKDLRAQVEKMGEINLTAIDEHAELSKRYEFLSTQRQDLQASISQLKEAIVRIDATSRERFKQTFDVVNDKFQAIFPRLFGGGRASLVLTQEGPNGEPGVEIVAQPPGKKLQSVNLLSGGEKALTAVALIFGIFLIKPTPFCLLDEVDAPLDEGNVGRYNDMVKEMSRQSQFILITHNKRTMEVADTLYGVTMEEPGISKLVSVKMREAAAHNDDKVPAAS